The following proteins are encoded in a genomic region of Rhinoraja longicauda isolate Sanriku21f chromosome 28, sRhiLon1.1, whole genome shotgun sequence:
- the hmg20b gene encoding SWI/SNF-related matrix-associated actin-dependent regulator of chromatin subfamily E member 1-related — MSQNNKESIVMAGSLATKAFNHNGVLQAVIKQEVIESSKSQPSLKQTDKNVAGGGNNGEEEQRVVKKRGWPKGKKRKKVLPNGPKAPVTGYVRFLNERREQIRMQYPDLPFPEITRMLGNEWSKLPPLEKQRYLDEAEKDKQQYLKELKEFQLTEAYKMTAQKIQETKLKKEELWSGVNGPVPKITDDSPDRISMFDTPIFTEEFLDQTKARESELRKLRKSNVEFEEQNIILQKHIESMNNAKDKLEQELALEERQTLTLQHQLQAVRQALTVSFASVPIPGTGETPTEGTLDVYMTKLHNIIESSPIEYEKLVGRVQEIISQLDSDKL, encoded by the exons ATGTCGCAAAATAATAAAGAATCTATTGTTATGGCTGG GAGCCTGGCCACTAAAGCCTTCAATCACAATGGAGTGTTGCAGGCTGTCATTAAGCAAGAAGTTATTGAGAGTTCCAAAAGTCAACCGTCTCTCAAGCAAACTGACAAAAATGTTGCTGGGGGTGGAAATAATGGGGAAGAAGAG CAACGTGTAGTGAAAAAGCGGGGCTGGCCAaaaggaaagaagaggaagaaAGTTTTGCCCAATGGCCCTAAAGCACCAGTAACTGGGTATGTCCGGTTTCTCAATGAGCGCCGGGAGCAAATTCGTATGCAGTATCCAGACCTGCCGTTCCCAGAAATCACCCGTATGCTCGggaatgaatggagcaaacttcCTCCTCTGGAAAAGCAG CGTTATCTGGATGAAGCAGAAAAGGACAAGCAACAATATCTAAAAGAACTCAAAGAATTTCAGCTAACTGAAGCATACAAGATGACTGCACAAAAAATCCAAGAGACGAAACTGAAGAAAG AAGAATTGTGGTCAGGTGTTAATGGACCAGTCCCTAAG ATCACCGATGATTCGCCAGACAGGATTTCCATGTTTGACACTCCAATTTTTACAGAAGAGTTCCTTGACCAGACGAAAG CACGTGAATCAGAATTGCGAAAATTAAGAAAATCAAATGTAGAATTTGAAGAACAGAATATTATCTTACAAAAACACATTGAGAGTATGAACAACGCCAAAGATAAACTGGAGCAGGAGCTGGCACTGGAAGAGAGACAAACGTTGACACTGCAACACCAGTTACAAGCAGTGCGGCAAGCCCTGACTGTCAGCTTTGCGTCTGTTCCCATTCCAG GCACTGGAGAAACGCCAACTGAAGGAACACTGGATGTTTACATGACCAAACTTCACAATATCATTGAGAGCAGCCCCATAGAATATGAAAAACTAGTTGGAAGGGTGCAGGAGATCATCagtcagttagacag TGATAAACTATGA